From a region of the Odoribacter splanchnicus DSM 20712 genome:
- a CDS encoding pyridoxal phosphate-dependent aminotransferase: MEKKITYLDRNEYNYGPCPAVGEVLKNFDPNNLCFYTRIYDEGKKSIFSDYLSSIYNIPEKQIILGYGGEDILKQVVHCFLSGKEKQKTLLIPKFSWWYYKSIADEVEGRSVLYPLYEEGNTFKYDFEAMKEAIRKENPEMVLIASPNNPTGNSLTSEELDQILSFISPETVVVIDEAYASFANKDTSYIKPLLEKFPNLLIVRTLSKFYGLPGLRLGFAFMGTALTRFLNYSTKYLGYNRLSEELGIAVLKSTDYYQQVADQMAEDRQMYMNELNTLEGFKVYQSNANFILVKYPIELKATLQAAFKAKGYQIKFMNEPDINTHMRITLGTHRQNVEVIATIKEVVAQ; encoded by the coding sequence ATGGAAAAAAAAATCACCTATCTTGACCGGAACGAATATAACTATGGACCTTGTCCAGCAGTAGGAGAAGTACTTAAGAATTTCGACCCGAACAATCTTTGTTTCTATACCCGTATATATGATGAAGGTAAAAAAAGTATATTCTCAGATTATCTCTCTTCGATCTATAATATTCCTGAAAAACAAATCATTCTCGGTTATGGTGGAGAAGATATCCTGAAACAAGTGGTACACTGCTTTTTATCAGGTAAAGAAAAACAAAAGACATTATTGATCCCTAAATTTTCATGGTGGTATTATAAATCGATAGCCGATGAAGTAGAGGGACGAAGTGTACTTTATCCTTTATACGAAGAGGGAAATACGTTCAAATACGATTTCGAAGCGATGAAAGAAGCTATCCGGAAAGAAAATCCGGAAATGGTATTGATTGCTTCGCCCAATAATCCGACAGGGAATTCCCTGACTTCTGAAGAACTCGATCAGATTCTTTCTTTTATTTCGCCGGAAACAGTGGTCGTTATCGACGAAGCTTATGCTTCTTTCGCCAACAAAGATACCAGTTATATAAAACCTTTATTGGAAAAATTTCCGAATCTGTTGATTGTACGGACTCTATCTAAATTTTACGGACTTCCCGGATTACGTTTGGGTTTCGCTTTCATGGGAACTGCATTAACCCGCTTTTTGAACTATAGTACCAAATATTTGGGTTATAACCGTTTATCGGAAGAACTGGGAATTGCCGTATTGAAATCGACAGACTACTATCAGCAAGTTGCCGATCAAATGGCCGAAGACCGGCAAATGTACATGAACGAACTGAATACCCTCGAGGGCTTCAAAGTATACCAGTCGAATGCGAATTTCATTCTGGTGAAGTATCCGATCGAACTGAAAGCAACTCTTCAGGCTGCCTTTAAAGCCAAAGGATACCAGATCAAATTCATGAACGAACCGGATATCAATACTCACATGCGTATTACTTTGGGCACACATCGCCAGAATGTCGAAGTAATCGCTACGATAAAAGAAGTCGTCGCACAATGA
- a CDS encoding O-antigen ligase family protein, which yields MKNLESKLFLLIAFFIGTWGALFHAMQTGLIALGLIYNIVKYKDDFVMNIKKYKYYVAIPVIYILYSAVHTLIIVTSGKYAGLKPGFGIFEKEFLVFLLGVLYVISLKSFVSLRLLKQFLLCFCISVLTFNLVMLFHLGGENWFTAPQTVVQNLYASRFGGTKHFLNGEVYLDAQALQSYAAALIAYFFGIIRTKMGEKVIAFTAFALFVWLLSLTVTKSSILSFLCGFVIFNLYFFRKLSVWQRWMFIGVILLVGISGYIFRPASFDQRWIQLKQEIEDVNNGKLDGGSTLVPRIVFYQSCLKNIDSWGIWGLGVYTNVVSKQWYQASGNRVVASLTHSHNSYLQYWMLMGVVGLAFILSWFVYPVKSMICSKKYSFLALSLLVAFFIDSNFEVLLIVNDALPVVMFFLMMFYVFRDQFYALEHESD from the coding sequence ATGAAGAATCTGGAAAGCAAGCTTTTTTTGCTTATTGCTTTTTTTATCGGGACTTGGGGGGCCTTGTTCCATGCTATGCAAACGGGTTTGATCGCTTTAGGATTAATTTATAACATCGTCAAATATAAAGATGATTTTGTAATGAATATAAAAAAATACAAGTATTATGTAGCAATCCCGGTCATTTATATTTTATATTCAGCTGTTCATACCTTGATTATTGTGACTTCCGGAAAATATGCCGGGCTGAAACCGGGATTCGGAATTTTTGAAAAAGAATTTCTGGTATTTTTATTGGGAGTGCTGTATGTTATTTCGTTGAAAAGTTTTGTCAGTTTGCGGTTATTGAAGCAATTTTTACTTTGTTTTTGTATCAGTGTCCTGACTTTCAATTTGGTCATGCTTTTTCATCTTGGAGGGGAGAATTGGTTTACTGCTCCACAGACTGTCGTGCAAAATTTGTATGCCAGTCGTTTTGGGGGTACCAAGCACTTTTTAAATGGTGAAGTCTATCTGGATGCACAGGCTTTACAGAGTTATGCGGCTGCTTTAATCGCTTATTTCTTCGGAATTATCCGTACGAAAATGGGCGAGAAAGTTATCGCTTTCACTGCTTTTGCTCTGTTCGTATGGTTGCTTAGCCTGACAGTCACAAAAAGTTCGATACTCTCTTTTCTATGTGGTTTCGTTATTTTCAATCTTTATTTCTTTAGAAAACTTTCCGTATGGCAGCGTTGGATGTTTATCGGGGTAATTCTGCTTGTTGGAATAAGCGGATATATTTTTCGTCCGGCGAGTTTCGATCAAAGGTGGATACAGTTGAAACAGGAGATTGAAGATGTGAATAATGGAAAATTAGATGGGGGATCTACTTTAGTACCCCGGATCGTTTTCTATCAGTCTTGTTTGAAAAATATCGATTCGTGGGGAATTTGGGGATTAGGGGTGTATACGAATGTGGTGTCGAAACAATGGTATCAGGCATCGGGAAACCGGGTTGTCGCTTCGCTGACTCATAGCCACAATTCTTATCTGCAATACTGGATGTTGATGGGTGTGGTCGGACTGGCTTTCATACTGAGTTGGTTTGTGTATCCTGTAAAAAGCATGATCTGTAGCAAAAAATATTCTTTTCTTGCCTTATCGCTCCTGGTCGCTTTTTTTATTGACAGTAATTTTGAAGTATTGCTGATCGTAAATGACGCACTTCCGGTTGTCATGTTCTTTTTAATGATGTTTTATGTCTTCCGGGATCAATTCTATGCTTTAGAACACGAAAGCGATTAA
- a CDS encoding glycosyltransferase family 9 protein produces the protein MKKIIIRTPNFIGDTINTTPCLELIKQEYPEAEFTIVGPDFVRELFKYDPRITHYITFPLKRKKKLSTYWKIVRELRKENGELGVIFVNTFISALLFRLGNVKKNIGYNREGRGFLLDFSLEINYHKHYINRYAFLFNEYIGNKYVYLPELSLRHTGQKTFQFDNSHKTIALYLGGENKEFRKYPDEYAVQLLRLLNRQGYNLLLIGDENDNIKHTQYAEEARIDHLINLTARTTIEGFINTIANVDLIITIDSSALHIAAAVKTPFIALMGLSTSPTSTILPKVPLGRILKIENNLIREEDYIRNITPDLILKTISELI, from the coding sequence ATGAAAAAAATAATTATCAGGACCCCTAATTTCATAGGGGACACGATAAATACGACTCCTTGTTTAGAGTTGATAAAACAGGAGTATCCGGAAGCGGAATTTACTATTGTCGGACCGGATTTTGTCAGGGAATTATTTAAATACGATCCCCGGATTACTCATTATATTACTTTCCCGCTCAAACGGAAGAAAAAATTATCTACCTATTGGAAAATTGTCAGGGAATTAAGAAAAGAAAACGGTGAATTAGGTGTCATTTTTGTAAATACCTTTATTTCTGCTTTGCTTTTCAGATTAGGAAATGTAAAAAAGAATATCGGTTACAATAGAGAAGGCAGAGGTTTTCTGCTGGATTTCAGTCTTGAGATCAATTATCACAAACATTACATCAACCGATATGCTTTTTTATTCAATGAGTATATCGGGAACAAATACGTGTATTTACCCGAATTATCGCTCCGGCACACCGGTCAGAAGACTTTCCAATTCGATAATTCGCATAAGACCATCGCTTTATATTTGGGAGGCGAGAACAAAGAATTCCGGAAATATCCGGATGAATATGCGGTTCAGCTCCTCAGGCTGTTGAATCGGCAAGGCTACAACCTCTTGCTTATCGGGGACGAAAACGACAACATCAAACACACCCAATATGCCGAGGAAGCCCGTATCGATCATCTGATCAATCTGACAGCACGCACAACTATCGAAGGTTTTATCAATACGATAGCCAATGTCGATTTGATCATTACCATCGATTCGAGTGCTCTCCATATAGCGGCTGCCGTAAAAACTCCTTTTATCGCCCTGATGGGCCTTTCTACCAGCCCGACATCGACAATCCTTCCTAAAGTTCCGTTAGGACGGATATTGAAAATAGAAAATAATCTGATCCGGGAAGAAGATTATATCCGTAATATCACCCCGGACCTGATACTGAAAACCATTTCCGAATTGATTTAA
- a CDS encoding capsule assembly Wzi family protein, giving the protein MLRLTALILLFIGGLQGYGQDRKGYYQAEIGGGVTADRLPFWLHTNTFGKITNDTYLWGTVGVGTPFSKSDTRAFDYSFGFEGTGALGRKEHRIFIDQLYGRVRWQNLILDLGIIKPEIVYDGLSSTNGDMLYSTNSRSMPGINLQTQDFIKIPWIGKWVSFKARYGEYLMIDDRYAGNRTRLHHKMLDIRFTIIPQLSIEAGLDHYAQWGGETEKDGKLPTSFKDYARVVLIKAGGGDAPENEINKLGNHIGNEFLKIRYNNERWGAEFYYDHIFEDGSGEKFRNRPDGLYGLYFTRKKNFKWFKSFVYEFYYTKCQSGPFHNDPVSGEVVGGNDNYFNNGIYQSGWTFYGQVIGSPFFTPKPEEASGITRGVLNNRFYAHHLGICGDLPGDIRYKLMMSYSLNYGTHSVHFINKNGEYTTKPQFSWGLELIAPDTKLPFHTALNVGFDKGDLLKNSFGIMLKIFKTGFF; this is encoded by the coding sequence ATGCTACGTCTAACAGCTCTTATTTTACTGTTTATCGGAGGATTACAAGGTTATGGTCAGGACCGGAAAGGCTATTACCAGGCCGAAATCGGTGGTGGAGTAACAGCAGACCGGCTTCCTTTCTGGCTGCATACCAACACATTCGGAAAAATCACAAACGACACTTATTTGTGGGGAACTGTCGGAGTAGGTACTCCTTTCAGTAAAAGCGATACCCGTGCTTTCGACTACTCATTCGGATTCGAAGGTACCGGTGCTTTAGGTCGTAAAGAACACCGCATTTTCATCGACCAGCTTTACGGTCGTGTACGCTGGCAAAACCTGATCCTGGATTTAGGTATCATCAAACCGGAAATTGTTTACGACGGTCTGTCTTCTACCAACGGAGACATGCTGTATTCGACCAATTCCCGGAGTATGCCAGGTATTAATCTCCAAACACAAGACTTTATCAAAATTCCCTGGATAGGGAAATGGGTATCTTTCAAAGCCCGGTACGGAGAATACCTCATGATCGACGATCGTTATGCCGGTAACCGTACCCGCTTACATCACAAAATGCTGGACATCAGATTTACGATCATTCCCCAGCTCAGCATCGAAGCCGGACTCGACCACTATGCCCAATGGGGAGGAGAGACAGAAAAAGACGGTAAACTCCCGACCTCTTTCAAAGATTATGCCCGGGTGGTACTTATTAAAGCCGGAGGAGGGGATGCTCCTGAAAATGAAATCAATAAACTGGGGAACCACATCGGTAATGAGTTTCTGAAAATAAGATATAATAACGAGCGTTGGGGGGCTGAGTTCTATTACGATCATATTTTCGAAGACGGATCGGGTGAAAAATTCAGAAACCGTCCCGATGGACTCTACGGACTTTATTTTACCCGGAAAAAGAATTTCAAATGGTTCAAAAGTTTCGTCTACGAATTTTATTATACCAAATGCCAGAGTGGCCCCTTCCACAATGATCCGGTCAGCGGAGAGGTCGTCGGAGGTAACGATAATTATTTCAATAACGGAATTTATCAGTCGGGGTGGACATTCTACGGTCAAGTGATCGGTTCGCCCTTTTTCACTCCCAAACCGGAAGAAGCCAGCGGGATAACCCGGGGTGTACTCAATAATCGTTTTTATGCCCATCATCTGGGAATTTGCGGGGATCTGCCGGGAGATATCCGTTACAAACTCATGATGAGCTACTCCCTGAATTACGGGACCCATTCGGTCCATTTCATAAACAAAAACGGCGAATATACCACTAAACCTCAATTCAGCTGGGGCTTGGAACTCATTGCTCCGGACACCAAGCTTCCTTTCCATACAGCGCTGAATGTCGGGTTTGATAAAGGCGATTTATTAAAGAACAGTTTCGGCATCATGCTTAAAATATTTAAAACGGGATTTTTTTAA
- the ispD gene encoding 2-C-methyl-D-erythritol 4-phosphate cytidylyltransferase, giving the protein MLNIAVILAGGSGQRAGGGIPKQFKKINDKTILEYSLEKFNSAPSIDEITVVIHPEWRQECEHILSDCRISKVKHLLDGGKERYHSVLAALKFYAGRPCNLLIHDAVRPLVTRRIIEEVITELQTYKAVNVAIPATDTIIEVDPTHTYVSRIPDRNILYQVQTPQGFHNQTLQEAYALALKDPDFKTTDDCSVVKKYLPQEEIKIVKGETYNMKFTYKEDIIILEQLLKNEGKCYV; this is encoded by the coding sequence ATGCTAAATATTGCCGTCATATTAGCCGGGGGTTCAGGACAAAGAGCCGGAGGGGGTATTCCAAAACAATTCAAAAAAATAAACGACAAAACGATTTTGGAATACAGCCTTGAAAAATTCAATTCAGCCCCTTCGATCGATGAAATTACCGTTGTCATTCATCCCGAATGGCGACAAGAGTGTGAACATATCCTTTCAGACTGCCGTATTTCCAAGGTAAAACATCTTCTCGACGGTGGTAAAGAACGTTATCATTCTGTTTTAGCCGCGTTGAAATTTTATGCCGGCCGCCCGTGTAATCTGCTGATCCACGATGCTGTACGTCCGTTGGTCACCCGGAGAATAATCGAGGAGGTCATCACCGAACTTCAAACTTATAAAGCTGTCAATGTGGCTATTCCCGCCACAGATACAATCATCGAAGTCGATCCCACCCATACCTATGTTTCCCGGATTCCGGACCGGAATATTTTGTACCAGGTACAAACTCCTCAAGGATTTCACAACCAAACTTTACAAGAGGCTTATGCCCTGGCATTGAAAGATCCGGATTTTAAAACGACCGATGACTGTAGTGTCGTTAAGAAATACCTCCCTCAGGAAGAGATCAAGATCGTGAAAGGAGAAACGTATAATATGAAATTCACTTATAAAGAAGATATTATCATACTGGAACAACTATTAAAAAACGAAGGAAAATGCTACGTCTAA
- a CDS encoding SDR family oxidoreductase: MRKFLVTGGAGFIGSNLCEYLLKAGEEVTCLDNFATGKFENIEALLREYPERFKLQVGDIRKPEDCRKAVAEAEYVFHEAALGSVPRSINDPQTTNEVNISGFLNMLVAARDAGVRRFVYAASSSTYGDSQNLPKVEEVIGRPLSPYAITKYVNELYADVFGRVYGMECIGLRYFNVFGRRQSPDGAYAAVIPKFVEQLMRYESPVINGDGEYSRDFTYIDNVLQMNWLAMNTENPKAVNTVYNTAYGENTTLNQLVGYLKELLGFYDARIADVDIVYGPVRKGDIPHSLASIDKARQLLGYDPRFNMKQGLREAVKWYWENLKRK, encoded by the coding sequence ATGAGAAAATTTTTAGTAACAGGAGGAGCCGGTTTTATCGGTTCGAATCTGTGTGAATATCTTTTGAAAGCAGGGGAGGAAGTGACTTGTCTGGATAATTTTGCTACAGGTAAATTTGAAAATATAGAAGCTTTATTGAGGGAATATCCGGAGCGATTTAAATTGCAGGTGGGGGATATCCGCAAACCGGAAGATTGCCGCAAAGCAGTGGCTGAGGCGGAATATGTATTTCATGAGGCGGCTTTGGGCTCCGTACCGCGGTCGATCAATGACCCGCAGACCACCAATGAAGTGAATATTTCGGGTTTCCTGAATATGTTGGTCGCTGCCCGGGATGCCGGAGTCAGACGTTTTGTATATGCCGCCAGTTCTTCTACTTATGGCGATTCTCAGAATTTGCCCAAAGTGGAAGAGGTGATCGGGCGCCCTTTATCGCCTTATGCCATCACCAAATATGTGAACGAGCTTTATGCCGATGTGTTCGGACGGGTATATGGGATGGAATGTATCGGTTTACGTTACTTCAACGTATTCGGACGCCGGCAATCGCCGGACGGTGCTTATGCTGCCGTTATCCCGAAATTCGTGGAACAACTGATGCGGTATGAATCTCCGGTCATTAACGGAGACGGTGAATATTCCCGCGATTTCACCTATATCGACAATGTCTTACAGATGAACTGGCTGGCGATGAATACGGAGAATCCGAAGGCTGTAAATACGGTATACAATACCGCTTATGGGGAGAATACCACGCTGAATCAATTGGTCGGTTATCTCAAAGAGTTGTTGGGCTTTTACGACGCCCGGATTGCTGACGTGGATATTGTTTACGGCCCTGTCCGGAAAGGAGATATTCCGCATTCTCTGGCCTCTATCGATAAAGCCCGGCAGTTGTTGGGATACGATCCCCGGTTTAATATGAAACAGGGATTGAGGGAAGCGGTCAAATGGTATTGGGAGAATTTAAAAAGAAAGTGA
- a CDS encoding nucleotide sugar dehydrogenase has product MEEIKIGVVGLGYVGLPLARLFATKYAVVGFDLKKERIEALNRGIDRTLEVSEEVMKSVLRPSVPKRGEKGLYCSCDPEDLRDCNYYIITVPTPVDKHNRPDLTPLIRASETVGQVIVRGDIVIYESTVYPGATEEDCIPVIERVSGLKYNVDFFAGYSPERINPGDKQHTVEKIKKVTSGSTPGVAEKVNALYHSVIVAGTHLAPSIRVAEAAKVIENSQRDINIAFVNELSKIFNLMHIDTQAVLEAAATKWNFLSFRPGLVGGHCIGVDPYYLAQKAQEYGYHPEIILAGRRLNDSMGEYVAKQTLKCMIRKGQCIKGSKVLVLGITFKENCPDVRNTKVVDIIAALKEFDLEVDVYDPWASPEEVRKVYGLEMKNTLPAEKYEAVVLAVAHQVFRSLQLRELCKENGIVYDVKSVAGEAVEGRL; this is encoded by the coding sequence ATGGAAGAGATTAAAATCGGAGTCGTCGGATTAGGGTATGTAGGACTTCCTTTAGCCCGTCTCTTTGCGACAAAATATGCTGTAGTCGGGTTCGATCTGAAAAAAGAACGTATCGAAGCCTTGAACCGAGGGATAGACAGGACACTGGAAGTGTCGGAAGAAGTGATGAAATCGGTATTGCGCCCCTCCGTTCCCAAACGGGGAGAGAAGGGGTTGTATTGTTCCTGTGACCCGGAAGATCTGAGAGATTGCAATTATTATATCATTACCGTGCCCACTCCTGTCGATAAACATAACAGGCCCGATCTCACTCCGTTGATCAGGGCTAGTGAGACAGTCGGTCAGGTGATTGTTCGCGGAGATATTGTCATTTATGAATCGACGGTTTATCCCGGGGCTACCGAAGAAGACTGTATCCCTGTGATAGAGCGGGTTTCAGGATTAAAATACAATGTAGATTTCTTTGCCGGTTATTCCCCCGAAAGAATCAATCCGGGAGATAAACAACATACGGTAGAAAAAATTAAAAAGGTAACTTCGGGTTCTACTCCCGGGGTGGCAGAGAAAGTGAACGCGCTCTATCATTCGGTTATCGTGGCGGGCACCCATCTGGCTCCTTCTATCAGAGTGGCCGAGGCAGCCAAGGTAATAGAAAATTCACAGCGGGATATCAATATCGCCTTTGTCAACGAATTGTCGAAAATCTTCAATTTAATGCATATCGATACACAAGCTGTGCTCGAAGCTGCCGCTACGAAGTGGAATTTTTTATCCTTCCGGCCCGGCTTGGTCGGAGGACATTGTATCGGTGTGGATCCCTATTATTTGGCCCAGAAAGCTCAGGAATACGGATACCATCCGGAAATTATTCTGGCAGGACGCAGACTGAACGACAGTATGGGCGAGTATGTGGCCAAACAAACGTTGAAGTGTATGATCCGGAAAGGACAATGTATCAAGGGATCTAAAGTTTTGGTGCTGGGGATTACTTTTAAAGAAAATTGTCCCGATGTCAGAAATACCAAAGTGGTCGATATTATCGCTGCTTTGAAAGAATTTGACTTGGAAGTCGATGTTTACGATCCCTGGGCATCTCCCGAGGAAGTACGGAAAGTCTACGGTTTAGAAATGAAGAATACCCTCCCCGCCGAAAAATACGAGGCGGTGGTATTGGCTGTTGCTCATCAGGTATTCCGGTCTTTGCAATTGAGGGAGTTGTGTAAAGAAAACGGTATTGTTTATGATGTGAAAAGTGTTGCCGGAGAGGCTGTAGAAGGACGGTTGTAA
- a CDS encoding GH92 family glycosyl hydrolase, which produces MKTLLFVCSLLLCLGITGCRQNEKELKITAYVNPFIGTDGHGHCFPGAILPFGGIQLSPDNPRNGWDWTSGYHYSDSIISSFSHTHLSGTGIGDLQDIRFLPVSTTPDTSISPAAYIQSGYARFSHRNEQAEPGYYSVVFDNGIKTELSVTNRCGIHYYQYPANSAHALTIDLTTARNWDRTTETSIRKVNNRTLEGYRKSQGWANDQRVYFIIEFSQDCEVLAGYKKFSPLENGQKITDKGCYLYVDFGQKTNKILAKISISSANTEGAIANLEKELSHWSFDKVKRDANHAWKRQLQKIKAEGRNEADLENFYTALYHAYTAPYLFSDVNGNYKGPDKEIHSVHKHNQYSVFSLWDTYRAAHPLFTITQKKRVSDMINSMLKHYDAYGLLPVWELAGNETFCMIGNHAIPVITEAYLKGIRNFDVEKAYEAMKKTSLTDRAGMGVYRKYHYIPYELENESVSKTLEYAYDDWCIAQMAKALQKEDDYLFFLNASRNYTNLFDPGTGFMRGKSSAGEWKTPFSPLYSNHRDDEYTEGNAWQYSWLVQHDVEGLIALHGGAEAFITKLDSLFTLDARLEGENASPDISGFIGQYAHGNEPSHHIAYLYNYVGQPHKTQLYVNKILTGLYHNTPDGLCGNEDCGQMSAWYVFSAMGFYPVNPVEGKYQLGAPLFDKITLSTGPEKKFVITANKESDRHIYVQEVYLNEKKLDRTWITHEEIMNGGELKFVLSTRP; this is translated from the coding sequence ATGAAAACTCTTTTATTTGTCTGTAGTCTTCTTTTATGTCTGGGCATAACCGGTTGTCGTCAAAATGAAAAGGAACTCAAAATAACGGCCTACGTAAATCCTTTTATCGGTACCGACGGTCACGGCCATTGTTTTCCGGGAGCGATCCTGCCCTTCGGCGGTATTCAGCTCAGCCCCGATAATCCCCGTAACGGTTGGGACTGGACCTCAGGTTATCATTATTCCGACAGCATCATATCCTCTTTCTCTCACACTCATCTGAGCGGCACAGGTATCGGTGATCTGCAAGATATCCGGTTTCTTCCGGTGAGTACGACACCGGATACATCGATCAGCCCTGCTGCTTATATCCAATCGGGATATGCCCGTTTTTCCCACCGCAACGAGCAGGCCGAACCCGGCTATTACAGTGTCGTATTCGACAACGGTATAAAAACAGAATTATCCGTCACCAACCGATGCGGTATCCATTACTATCAATACCCTGCCAACTCGGCCCATGCTCTGACTATCGATTTAACCACCGCCCGCAACTGGGACCGAACGACAGAAACAAGTATCCGTAAAGTCAACAACCGAACCCTCGAAGGTTACCGGAAATCGCAAGGCTGGGCCAATGACCAGCGGGTGTACTTTATCATCGAATTTTCACAGGATTGCGAAGTATTAGCAGGATACAAGAAATTCTCTCCTCTCGAAAACGGGCAGAAAATAACCGACAAAGGATGTTATCTCTATGTCGATTTCGGCCAGAAGACCAATAAAATCCTGGCCAAAATCAGTATTTCGTCTGCCAATACCGAAGGAGCGATAGCCAATCTGGAAAAAGAACTCTCCCACTGGAGCTTTGACAAAGTGAAAAGGGATGCCAACCACGCCTGGAAAAGACAGCTCCAAAAAATCAAAGCAGAAGGCCGGAACGAAGCCGACTTAGAAAATTTTTATACCGCTTTGTATCATGCTTACACAGCACCTTATCTCTTCTCGGATGTAAACGGTAATTATAAAGGCCCTGATAAAGAAATCCACAGTGTTCATAAACACAACCAATATTCGGTATTTTCCCTTTGGGATACTTACCGGGCAGCACATCCCTTATTCACCATCACCCAAAAGAAACGGGTATCGGATATGATCAATTCTATGCTCAAGCACTATGATGCCTATGGCTTACTACCCGTTTGGGAACTAGCGGGCAACGAAACGTTCTGTATGATCGGTAACCATGCCATCCCTGTTATCACCGAAGCCTATCTGAAAGGCATCCGCAATTTTGATGTCGAAAAGGCTTACGAAGCGATGAAAAAAACGTCGCTCACCGACCGGGCCGGTATGGGTGTTTACCGGAAATACCATTATATTCCTTATGAGCTCGAAAACGAATCGGTATCCAAAACGCTCGAATATGCTTACGATGACTGGTGTATCGCTCAAATGGCCAAAGCCCTGCAAAAAGAAGACGACTATCTTTTCTTTTTAAACGCCTCCCGCAATTACACCAATCTTTTCGACCCCGGTACCGGTTTTATGCGGGGCAAATCTTCTGCCGGAGAATGGAAAACACCCTTCTCCCCGCTCTATTCCAACCACCGGGACGATGAATATACCGAAGGTAACGCCTGGCAATATTCCTGGCTGGTGCAACACGATGTCGAAGGGCTGATCGCCCTGCACGGAGGTGCCGAAGCTTTTATAACCAAACTCGACAGTCTCTTTACCCTGGATGCCCGGCTGGAAGGCGAAAATGCCTCTCCCGACATCAGTGGTTTTATCGGACAATATGCCCATGGGAACGAACCTTCCCATCACATCGCTTATTTATATAATTATGTCGGGCAGCCACACAAAACCCAGCTGTATGTCAACAAAATTCTGACCGGATTATATCACAATACTCCGGATGGCCTTTGCGGGAATGAAGATTGCGGGCAAATGTCCGCCTGGTATGTCTTCTCGGCCATGGGCTTTTACCCGGTCAATCCGGTCGAGGGAAAATACCAGTTGGGCGCTCCGCTGTTCGACAAAATAACCCTCTCGACAGGACCGGAGAAAAAATTCGTCATCACAGCCAACAAAGAGTCGGACCGGCACATCTATGTACAGGAAGTATATCTGAATGAGAAAAAACTCGACCGCACCTGGATCACTCACGAAGAGATCATGAATGGCGGAGAATTGAAATTCGTCCTGTCTACCCGCCCTTAA
- a CDS encoding tRNA1(Val) (adenine(37)-N6)-methyltransferase produces the protein MFQFKRFVIHQEHTPMKVGTDGVLLGAWAELEEAASILDIGTGTGLIALMAAQRNAQARIDALEIEPAACREAAYNIRISPWAERIRLYPQALQAFFPAIGYDCILCNPPFFVHSTPAPDNGRSLARHTGTLPHTELIVHAERLLTPHGKFQVILPVEEACQLIAYARRYHLFPRKITRVHPNPGKAPKRLLIQLTRQTLPPVETDLTVELSRHHYSEEYIALTREFYLKME, from the coding sequence ATGTTTCAATTCAAGCGATTCGTCATCCATCAAGAACATACTCCGATGAAAGTCGGAACAGACGGTGTATTATTAGGAGCGTGGGCAGAGCTTGAAGAGGCGGCGTCCATTTTGGATATCGGTACGGGGACCGGCCTGATCGCACTCATGGCAGCCCAAAGAAACGCACAAGCCCGGATCGATGCCCTGGAAATCGAACCGGCGGCCTGCCGGGAAGCCGCCTATAACATTCGAATCAGTCCGTGGGCCGAACGTATCCGGTTATATCCCCAGGCCTTGCAAGCCTTCTTTCCTGCTATCGGTTATGACTGTATCCTTTGTAATCCTCCTTTTTTCGTACACTCCACACCGGCACCGGATAACGGCCGTAGTTTAGCGCGGCATACCGGCACGCTTCCCCATACCGAATTGATCGTTCATGCCGAACGCCTGCTTACACCTCACGGTAAGTTCCAGGTAATTCTCCCTGTAGAAGAAGCTTGCCAGTTAATCGCCTATGCCAGGCGATACCATTTATTCCCCCGGAAAATCACCCGTGTACATCCCAATCCGGGAAAAGCCCCCAAGCGGCTTCTTATCCAACTGACAAGACAAACTCTTCCTCCGGTCGAAACAGATCTGACCGTAGAACTTTCCCGCCATCATTACAGCGAAGAATACATCGCTTTGACCCGTGAATTTTATCTAAAAATGGAATAA